In Paenibacillus stellifer, the DNA window AATTGAGGAGGGGCCTTGATCTTTTGCGCTATCTTATACTTCCATGATTTCTTTTTCTTTGGACAGGAGTACTTTTTCGACTTCGGCGATGAACTTGTCCGTGGTCTTCTGGATGTTCTCCTGATGTCCGCGGGATTCGTCTTCCGAGATGCCGTTCTTCTCCATCTTCTTGATCTCGTCGTTGGCGTCGCGGCGGATGTTGCGGATCGCAACCTTCGCTTCTTCACCAAACTTCTTCGTCAGCTTAACGAGCTCGCCGCGGCGTTCTTCCGTCAGCGCAGGAATCGTCAGGCGAATTGTCGTGCCGTCATTGGCCGGTGTCAGTCCGAGATCGGATTTCATGATTGCACGCTCGATATCGTTCAGCGACGATTTATCCCAAGGCTGAATCAGCAGCGTACGGGAATCCGGCGTATTGATGTTGGCCAACTGGTTGACCGGAGTCGGCGCTCCGTAGTATTCCACTTGAATACGATCGAGCAGCGACGGGGTTGCGCGTCCGGCACGCAGAGTCGCCAGGTCGCGCTTAAGAGCCAAAATTGCTTTCTCCATGCGTTCTTCGGCGTTTTTCTTAACCGATTGCGGCATTATTCTACACTCCCTTTAACAATCGTTCCGATGCGTTCACCCAGAACGACTCGTTTGATGTTGCCCTGTTCCGTGATTGCGAACACGATAAGCGGGATATTGTTGTCCATGCAGAGAGAGGAAGCAGTGGAATCCATGACGCCCAGATTCTTGTTCAGCACATCCAGATAAGTCAGTTGATCGTACTTCTCGGCGGTACTGTCCTTGAACGGATCGGCGGAGTAGACTCCATCCACCTTGTTCTTCGCCATCAGAATAACTTCCGCTTCAATTTCGGCGGCGCGAAGCGCAGCAGTCGTGTCGGTAGAGAAGAAAGGATTGCCCGTACCCGCTGCAAAAATGACGACACGGCCCTTCTCAAGATGACGGATGGCACGGCGGCGGATATAGGGTTCCGCGATTTGCTGCATGGAGATCGATGTCTGTACGCGAGTCGGCACGCCGCTCTGTTCCAAAGAGTC includes these proteins:
- the frr gene encoding ribosome recycling factor, giving the protein MPQSVKKNAEERMEKAILALKRDLATLRAGRATPSLLDRIQVEYYGAPTPVNQLANINTPDSRTLLIQPWDKSSLNDIERAIMKSDLGLTPANDGTTIRLTIPALTEERRGELVKLTKKFGEEAKVAIRNIRRDANDEIKKMEKNGISEDESRGHQENIQKTTDKFIAEVEKVLLSKEKEIMEV
- the pyrH gene encoding UMP kinase encodes the protein MEQPVFKRVVLKVSGESLAGQNGYGIDAATITSIAEQVKEVVELGVQVAIVCGGGNIWRGIAGSASGIDRATADYMGMLATVMNSLALQDSLEQSGVPTRVQTSISMQQIAEPYIRRRAIRHLEKGRVVIFAAGTGNPFFSTDTTAALRAAEIEAEVILMAKNKVDGVYSADPFKDSTAEKYDQLTYLDVLNKNLGVMDSTASSLCMDNNIPLIVFAITEQGNIKRVVLGERIGTIVKGSVE